The genomic DNA CCTTTAAGTTGCTGACCGATGGAAATCGCGTGCAGACCTGAGTTCAATCCACGGGTGTTTACCTCAAACCCAAGCAGGGTTAGTTGTTCCGCGAGACCTTCGGCACTTGTCCCTTCTTCTAAATCGTAGGTGCCAAAGCGGTTCACTAGATGTGGCATAGAGACAGCCTGCTGCACATCCATGCCCCAATCTAGATGGGCGATAATTGCTTGCGCAACGTATCCGATAATACGGCTACCGCCCGGGCTGCCGATAACAAGAACGGGCGCACCATCTTCCATGACAATCGTTGGCGCCATTGAAGACCTTGGACGGCACTGTCAGAGCAAAATCGGTTGAGGCGGGCAGGTTGAGCAATTAGCGTTTCGAGATGACAAAACACAGCCCTTTTCGCTACTTCAAGACGAGCCCCGAGATCATCCGTCTGGCCGTGATGATGTATGTCCGTTTCCCGTTATCGCTTCGGAATGTGGAGGATCTGTTGCACGAACGCGGGATCGATATCAGCTATGAGACGGTTCGATTTTGGTGGAATAGATTTGGCCCGCTGTTTGCCGCTGAGATCCGCAAGAAAAGGGTCAGCCAGATGCGCGCATATTCAAATTGGCAGTGGCACTTGGATGAGGTGTTCGTGAAGATCAACGGCGAGACGCACTATCTTTGGTGGGCTGTGGATCACGAAGGGGAAGTCCTGGAAAGCTTTGTCACTAAGCGCCGTGATCGCAAAGCAGGCTTCAAATTCCTCAGGAAAACCATGAAACGCCATGGTAGCGCAGATGTCTTCGTTACCGACAAGCTACGTTCCTACGGCGCGGCGATGAAGGTGATTGGCAATGTGGACAAACAGGAAACCGGCCGCTGGCTCAACAATCGAGCCGAGAATTCACACCAGCCATTTAGGCGAAGAGAGCGAGCCATGCTTCGATTTAGGCGGATACGAAGTTTGCAGAAATTCGTATTCGTCCACGCTTCTGTTCACAACCATTTCAACCAAGAGCGCCATCTCTACAACCGATCAAATTTCAAGCTGAACCGCGCTGCTGCTCTTACCGAGTGGCGCAGTCTTGGCGTATCCTAACGGATCGATATTGCTGGAAAAATGAGACTGGCTCGCTTTTGTCTGACAGTACCAGTATCGTCGCAGGATTTACTATTCAGCTGAGCAGCGGGCTGAGATCTGGGATCGTTGGCAACGTGGCGAGTCGATGAGGTCTATTGGGCGGGTGTTCGATCGCCAATCATCCTCAGTCTTTTCAGTTATCTCACCAACTGGCGGGATACGTCCGCTGGATCGCAAGCGCGGACACGTTGCATTGAGCCTTTCTGAGCGTGAAGAGATATCTCGCGGGCTGAGCACCAAGCAGTCTCTGCGCGCAATTGCGCTTCAGTTGCGGCGTGCGCCCTCGACGATCAGCAGGGAGGTTCGGCGCAATGGTGGACTGACTGGCTATCGTGCGACGGCGTCTGATCAGGCCGCTTGGGATCGCGCTCTGCGTCCCAAGTTGTGCAAGCTGGCTTGTCACCCAACATTGGCGCGCGCAGTATCAGCTAAGCTGCGGCGCAAGTGGTCACCAGAGCAGGTTGCCGGTTGGGTCAAACGAGCGTTCCCGGGGGAGGCATGCAAACAGGTGTCACACGAAACGATCTATCGTAGCCTCTATATACAGGCGCGCGGTGTCCTCAAAAAGGAGCTGCTGGCCTTGCGCGCAAAACGCACCGTCAGGCGCTCCAAGCACGCCAGCCAGAAGCGCAACGGCAATGGTCAGATTAAAGATGCTGTGTCCATCAGCGAAAGGCCAGCATCCGTCGAGGATCAAGCCGTTCCGGGGCACTGGGAAGGCGACTTGATTGGCGGAACGAAGAACAGTTATGTCGCGACCCTTGTTGAGCGACATTCGCGGTATGTGATGTTGGTGAAAGTCGCGAACAAGGACACCGAGAGTGTTGTTACGGCGTTGATCAAATCGGCTCAGAAGCTTCCCCGCGAGCTTTACAAATCCTTGACGTGGGATCGTGGAAAAGAGCTCGCAGATCATCCGCGCTTCACACTGGCAACTGATGTTGATGTCTACTTTTGCGGCCCGCAATCACCGTGGCAACGCGGATCAAATGAAAATACCAACCGGCTTTTGAGGCAGTATTTGCCAAGAGGCACCGACTTATCCGTCCATTCCCAAGCAAAACTCAGCGCAATCGCAAGGCAACTTAACGAACGCCCCCGCAAGACCTTGCAATATCAAACGCCAGCACAGAAGTTCGCTGAGTGTGTTGCGTCGACCGGTTGAGATCGCCACCGTTTGCGTAGTGTATCCGATGCTTCAAACCTGGCCATGAATGAGTAGGCCTCAAACGGCCCCCATCCATCAACTGCAAGTCTCATAAGTTAGCCACACCTAGTGTCCCACCTGTTATATGCAGACTTTTTAAGTTCTTTCAGAAAGTCATCAGACGCATTAGGCATCACTATCTTCGAAGGTCTGGAGCATGTCATGGCGCAAAAAGCTACTATATACAAAGTTGAACTTTCCGTCTGCGATATGGATCGCCATTATTATGAAACCCATAAACTGACTGTTGCGAAGCATCCCTCAGAGACAGATGAACGGCTTATGGTGCGCGTTCTCGCCTTTGCCCTGAATGCCCATGAAAATTTGGAGATGACCAAAGGGCTTTCAACAGATGATGAGCCAGACATTTGGCAGAAAAGCTTAAGTGGCGAGCTGGAACTGTGGGTGGCGTTGGGCTTGCCGAGCGAGAAGGTTGTGCGTCAGTCTTGTGGCAAATCGAATAAAGTGATCGTCTATAGCTATGGCGGTAGAACCGCAGAAATGTGGTGGGACAAAATCAAAACCAAAACCACCCGTTTTGACACTCTGCGGGTCATGAATTTCTCGGAAAAAGATACCTGTGATCTGGGTGAACTGGCCTGTCGCTCAATGAAATTACAGGTGAATATTCAGGATGGCGAAGTCATGGTCAGCGTCGATGAGACCATCGTCTACGTGACCCCGATTGAGTGGAAAAGTGCTGGATAGGCCGCTGATGACGTGTTGAACAAATTTGGACACCTCACGACGCTACCAGATGGCCCATTTCGTTTCATTGCGTTGGACGTAGAAACAGCGGGCAAAACGAACGGCGGAATATGCCAGATCGGGCTTTGTTTTGTCAGCGAGACAGGGGCTGTGCAGACCTATTCGGTCTTTATCGATCCCGAGGAACCATTTGAGCCGTTCAATACTGAACTTCACGGGATTTCGGCTGATACTGTGGCGGGCGCGGGGACATTTCCAACGGTCTATGGCGCTTTGTTTGACCTTCTGAACGCGCATTCCCTCGTGCAGCACAGCACGTTTGATGAAAAGGCACTTACATCTGCTTGCGCGCGCTACGACTTGCCAATGATCACCTCACATTGGACCAACAGCGTTTCAGTTGCCCGTCATGCATGGCCCGAGTTGAAGGGTGCAGGGGGGCACGGCCTCGCGAACCTCAAAAAGCACCTTGGGCTTGAGTTTCATCACCATGACGCAGGCGAGGATGCACGTGCGGCGGCCACGGTTGTTTTGAAGGCAGAGGATATTTTAGGCACAGCATTGTCTCACCTCAAGATCAATCGCCAATTGGCGTTTCAGTTTGAAGATCGCTCAGAGGATTAGGCGCGGATGGTCGGATTGGCAAAACTGCACCGCAGCAGCCAGGTAGATCGTTCAAGGGCGACTTGGGCTGTTTGTAGCTGTCGACTGCGCTTGTTAGCGAAACATTGACCATCGGTGTCTTGACGCCCTCAAATCCATGAAATATGCGTTCTTTTGTCGAGCGGGTGTTGTGTAATGGTTAAGACCCCAGTTTTCCAAACAAGTGTTCTGAGTTTCGTACAGTATCACTGAGTACCTTACTGTTTCTTTTTGTTGACTTTTATTTTGCATTGAGTTGCATGGGGTAGCGCAGAGTAGCGTGGCGTTACCTACAAAAGGCCGACAGAATATGCCAAAGCTTACAGAGACGTTTTCTAACAAATTGCCGCATGCGAAAGCAGGGACGGACAAGTACTGGGATGCGGAGATCAAAGGGCTGGTGCTCTTTGTGGGAAAGCGCTCAAAGACCTGGTACTTTCAGAAGGACGTTGGCGGCCAGACCAAGCGTATTCTGATTGGCCGGTTCCCCATCATCTCAGCACAAGCCGCACGGCAAACGGCGCTTGGGTTTGCCTTGGAGATGGGCCGTGGGGCAGGGAAGGCGGCCCAGATTGGCGCGCCCACGTTAGAGGCCGCGATGGAGGGCTATCTTGCACGCCCTAAGCTTCGCTCAGAGACCAACAAGATCGGCATGCGCGCGCAGCTTTCGCTTCATCTGAAAGACTGGATGCGCTTGCCGCTCGACGAGATTAGCAAGGGGATGATGGTGCGTCGGCACCAAGCGATGTCCGGATCGCCGTCAGCTGCCAATCATGTGCTGCGCAGCTTTCGGGCAATCTACAACCACGCCCGCCGGACTTGCGATCTGGCAGAATGCCCGACAATGGCGATCGAGTGGTTTGAAGACAAACCGGACGGGCGGATCATTGAGAACCTGAGGCATTGGCGGAAGACGATTGATGATCTCCCCAACCCGATCCATCGTGTATTCTACGAGCTTCTATTGTTTACCGGCCTTCGCAAAACTGAAGTGTTCACCTTGAAGTGGGATCAAATACACGAAGACCGGATCCATCTGCCAATGACAAAAAATGGCCGGAGTTTTGACCTTCCGATCTTGCAGCTGCACCATGAGATCCTGGCACCGCTTCGCCCTCTGAGCAGGGACTGGGTGTTTCCATCGCCAAAATCAGAGACGGGTCACATCACGAGGCCGGAGAGGCTCAAGTATAATCCGCATATGCATCGCCGGACCTTCGCGACCGTGGCGATGGAAGCAGGAGTGCTGGAGGAGATTGTAGGCCGGCTCCTGAATCACACGCCGCTTTCTATTACGGGTCAAAGGTATGTCAAACCATCGCTTGATGCCCTCAGACCATCTATGCAATCAGTTTGTGATGAATTGTCTCGTCGAATGGAAACGCCAGTGAAAGGCTAAGAGTGAGCTGACTAGAGAAGAAGTCAGAACGACTTACCCGGGCAGGACTTGTTGTCCCACAGTGTTTGGAGGAACTACTATGGACTACACAACTGTTCTTAATAACAAAAACCTAGCGACCTTTGGTAATGCGATATTGCTAGGTTATGCGATCGACTTTCTAAACGACGACGTGGGGTTCGACGTCTCGCGTACCAAGCAATCGAGCGCGTCGCAGGACGGCCTAAGCTACTACGAAATGTTGGATGCACTCCAAGCTGCGGACCTGCTAGACGATCATTTGCACAAGACCCTGACACCTGTGCTAAGTTCACTTGTTTCACTGCAGGATCGAGAGACGGTCATTCAAGGTCTGCACAAGAGTCAGGCAGGCTGGGCCAGAATGCAATTTGGGCATTTCAGCCTGTCTGAGCCGGTGCTGCACGAAGCTCAATTGCTAGACGCCCTCGAGGAGATTGAAGCAGATGCAGTTCGAGAACCGATTTCGATGCTCGTTTCGTCAGATTGGCGTACCAGGTTGCGTAGTTTTGTGTTCTCGCAGCTTGTTGCAAAAGCTCTGTCAGACCTGCGGATCAGCGCTGCTGAATACAAGCTGATCGGGCTTGAAGGGCTGGCGTTGCGCCGTCTGCAGTCCAAGCCGCAAAAGTGGAACGATTGGAACAGTCCGAGGGCGCGTGACGTCAGACAGCAAAATGGTTTTGAGAATGAGTTTTTGCAGCGAGCGAACAGGCACATCCTGCCACCTGTGTTGAGATTGATGTCGGATCCAGCAGCGTCAGAAAGCAACGTGGATTTGGCGTATTGGGTGACGCTGAATTGGGATGCTATGACCCAACAGGAAATTCCGATAAATATGACGCTTTCCGAGCTCGGCGGTGAGATCCACGAGCGTGCCCACCCTGAGTATCAAAGGTCGCTCCAGCTATTTGAAAGCTATGGAGCTTTGTCGCATGGCAATTTTGAAGTGACGGGGGATCCACGCAACTTTCTGATGTTTGCATGGGAGCAGATTGGACTGATTGCGATCAAAAGAGGATGGGCACTCTGTTTTGCCCTGGATGGGTTAAACGATCAAATCGTGGGTTGGGTAAATCCCACGTGCTTTGAAAGCTTTGCGTTGGAAAATTCGCTACAGCCGCCAAATATTTTGAATGTCATGAGACTTGGAGATCTTGGCAGGTACATTTCGAAAATAAGCGGCGCAGATCGCCTCCAGTTTATCATCACCAGTGACCTAGCTGACTTTAGAGATGCGCAAGACGCATCGGCTTCTAGCAGTAAAATTCTACTGAGCCCGAGCCAAACCAAAAGTGCAGGTTTTACCATAACTGATGAACCTTTCGTAAAAGAGGGGTTGGCGATGTTGTTGTCAGGAGAAGCTACCTCAGCGCTTGCAGCGGCTAATCGATTGGTCGACTATTACGGGGAGATCTTAGAGCGAGATTGGAAACTGGGTTGTCAAGAAATCCGCACCCGAAGCATTGGGAAAACTCATGCGCGACTTCAGAAGAAAATTTCTGACAGGAGAAAAAAGCGTTCAAAATAATGCATTTAGAAGAAAATGCCATAATTTGAAAATTCGCTTTCCTCAAAAAGCGAACGAAAGCGAACGTTCCCCAATGACGTGGGCAGCACTCTTGTGAAACATGTAAGCACGCCACGTATTTAGGAGTGTTAATATGCAAGATGAGCTCAAAGACGATCGACTGCTCAACCGCCGTGAGGTTGCGGTTCATTTCGGAGTCTCCCAACGCTACCTCGAAGTGTCAGCCGCAAAAGGGTGTGGTCCCCCGATGATCAAGTTTGGTCGCTGCGTACGCTACCGTGTTGGAGATCTGCGTGAATGGATCAATGCGCACCGTGTTCAAAGCTATAAGCACTCGGCCTAGTTAATGCTTAACGGCAGCAAAACGTCGATGGTGACCTTGGCTTAGAGACACTGGCCTGCAGACCAGCAGCTTCCTCTCTTCATCAAAATTGAAACAGACATCAATGCAAACCTCTTAGGTTTTGCAAATGGGAGAACTATTCCGTGAATGATACCATGATTGAACCAACGCTAATTTTCGGTGAATTGCGTGAAGCCCAACCAATCCCTTGGAACGCACTTGGTCCGTTAGAGCTGATAATTGGCAGAATTGGTCTTCGTGCGGTGCGCTGTCGCCGCGCTGACCTTGATGCTTGGATCGAAGCGAACCTGGTGAACGCTGCTGGCATCTAATCTCTTCCGGCCAGTTTCGCCCTGAGGCAAGCCAGAACATACACAAATAGTTTCATTGAAAATAATGTCAGTTTCCCGACTGGCAAATGGAGATCCTATGTTTAATGACAAATCGTCCGAACCTACTCCCCTCATGCGGCCGTTGCCGCAAGCGACGGTGGTCCCGCTCGCTGATCTCGGTCCTCTTATCGCGGTAATTGCGGCGATCACGACGCTGACTCAGGCGCCGACGGCCCTTGCCTTGCAGGGTGTGATAAATGCCATCAGCATTGCCGCTCAATCTCACGCGGACGTCGAGACACTGTTTGGCAAAGCCCCTTTAAGCCTGTTTGCATTTAGTGTCGCGGAGTCCAGCGCGAGGAAATCTAGCGTTGACGGACTTGCCATGCAGGCCATCCGGCTCTTCGAGAAACCCTTGCTCGCGAAGTACGCGAAGAAGCTCGCTCTTTTTGAAGAACGCCAAATATCGAAAGACTGGGGGCGTGCCGGGAGGAACGTTATTGATGACGAAAGTAGTGCTTTGGTTGATGTTCCGTGCACTCAGCCGATCAGTCCCAAGATTTCGTTCGACGATATGACGTATGAAGGTCTAGTGCGGCACCTTGAATTCGGCCAGCCCTCGATCGGCCTTTCCTCCGACGAAGGTGGGAAGATCGTGGGCGGCTACTCCATGAGTGCGCAGAACCAGCTCGGTTTCGCAGCTGCTTTGAGCAACCTCTGGGACGGTAAAGACATCAACAAAGTCCGAGCGGGTGTCGGCGCCACTAACCTCGCCGGTCGCCGAATGTCGCTGCACTTGTCGATCCAGCCTTTGGTAGCGCAAAGGCTCTTCACAAATGACGAACTGCGCGACCAAGGTATTCTCTCACGAGTTCTGGTTGTCATGCCGGAGAGCCTGAAAGGCACGAGGTTTCTTTCTGAGGACGAGGAGGCCCTTCGTGAAAGGGAAGTCGCCAAGGAAGCAATGGGGATGTTTGGCGAAAGGATCGTCGCGCTCCTCGAAAAACTTCCCGCTGTTGCCAAGGACAACCGTCTAGAGCTAACCCCTCGGACTTTGCAGCTCGAAGCAACGGCGCGGATGCGGCTGGTCGACTTTTACAACTTAGTCGAAACACAGCAATTGGAGGGCGGCCTCTATGCAAACATCTCCGGCTTCGCGGGCAAGGCGGCCGAGCAAGTCGCCCGCATCGCAGGCAACATCGCCCTGTTCGAAGACCCGGAGGCGCAGTTGATCAGTCTCGAGCAGTTGGCGATTGGGATCACACTCATGGAGTTCTACCTCGCTGAAGCGGTTCGCATCTTCGATACTGGACACGTTTCGCAGAATCTTCTCGACGCGGAGGACCTCCGCAAGTGGCTATGCGACCGCTATGCTGATGATTTTGTCGACGTCAGTGAAATCTCGAAGCGCGGCCCTCGCAGGCTGAGGAGTTCCGAAAAGATCAAGGTTCTTATGCGGCTTCTCGAAGAATACGGGCATCTGAAGAAGTTCGATGAAGGACTTGTCAGCATCAATGGTAGGAATTCGCGGAAGGCCTACCGCATCATCAGGAGCTAGCCTTGCTACCGTCAGACGATGCGCGCGAATTGATCATGGAGGCGTTCCGCAATGCGGAGCGCTTTCCGCCGCTGATCGAGCGCTCTGACAGCCCAGCGAGGAATTCGCAACATTCGCAACATTCGCCGGGGATACACGCGCCGCTGCGGTTATGATCGGCAACTATCAGGCCATAGCGCAGTACTGGCGGGAGGGGTGGGTCAAATCGCTTCAGACTCTTCATGGCGCAGACCCACTAACACCCTCACGCGCAGATTTTATTTCCTAGTGAGAGGTAGTATTTGGTGAATGATGACCATTCCACCTTCGTAAAGAAGAGGATTGAGGGGTTATGATAATAATGGTTTTAAAACTTTTTAAATTCAATGCTTTAACATAATTCTTCCATGGCGTTTTTAGCAGTGATGGCGTTTTCGCCAGAGTTCAAATCGTTTTTCCCGAAACGTGCACCCATGGGCGGAAAAGCTGTCGTTCAAAAAAAATTCATAAGGCTGCTTCCGGCCCATTGCTGCCATTCGCGGCTGGTCTTGATTGCTGTGACGCGGCCCGTCGAACCAGACATTCGCTGCGACCGAGAAATCACTGCGCTAGCGAGCAAAGAATTTGCAGGACAAAGAGTGAGTTCGCTACGGCCTAGAATCTCCGAATTTTTATACACTTAGCTCCGATGATGCTTGTCAACGGAAGGTATGCTGTTACCAATGTCTTCAACCTATTGGTGAAAGTGCTTCGAAAATGCAGTTAAGTCCATTTTCTGAAAAGTATCTTAAAAGCTGCATCCGGGCAGGTGACTCCAAGAAGTTTGGAGTCGATTTATCCTTAGATTGCGACGTTCTTCTGACGCAAACACGAGAACAGGTGGATGGTGGTACAATCACCTTCCAGCATCTAGAAGTTCCGATTCCTAAAGGACGAAAGCTCTTCCTAGTTAACAACTTTCATGGTGCACTTGCATTAAGAGCGACCGCGAAGTCACTGAACCTGCAATATGGCGTCAGCGCAGGAAGTCGCAATGCCGTAGTAAATGGTGTCCTTGAAGCTCTGTTCGACTCTTCTCCATTTCATGTGTTGCGTTGTGATATTAAATCATTCTTTGAAAATGTAGACGCGAAGATAATACTGACTGAGATTTTGAGTTCAACGAAGACACACACACATGTAAAGACCGTCCTAAGAACTCTGGAAACGTCAGGTTTATTAGGTGGAGCGCTATCTGGCGTGCCTCGCGGACTTGGCCTCAGCACCACATTTGCAGAACTTGCGCTACGCAAGCTTGACCGAGAAGCCAAGGAAATCGAAGGCGTTTATCGATACTTTCGCTTCGCAGATGATATCCTACTATTTTCGACACAAAAAGTTGAGCCAGCACTTGCTAAAATCAAAGATATCATAAGCCCTTCATTCGAGTTGAACTCCAAGACGGGAAAAACCGACCTCGCGTCGTTGCCAGATTCAGACGAAAATCCTTGTACGACGACAGCCAGCAAGTTTAGCTATCTCGGCTATTCGTTTGAGTGCGAAAATGGAATCCGAGCCCGAAAGAGTCGCCAAATCTTGGTCAAAATATCAAGTGAAAAAATCAAGGTCAGAAAGACTCGCGTTATACTGAGCTTGAAGGCATTTAATAAGGATAAGAACGCCGCCCTACTTCTGAACCGAGTGAAGTTCCTTACTAGTAATTATGAAATCAGAAAGACGGGTCATACTCACGGCCCGAAGCGGGCGAAAGTCAAGACTGGAATATACTTTAACTATCAGAAGTGCGGTTTGTACCAACACGGCAAGCAAGGACCTGAGAAGGTCTCCGCTGCCCCGACCGAGTTGAAAGAGCTAGATGGCTTTCTAGCATCCCTATTATGGGGTAGTAACAGCCAGTTCAGAACAAAAATCCAAGCTTCATTCACACAGAAACAATTGGCTGAGTTGAAAGCCCTTTCTTTCTATAAAGGGTTTACAGACAAGATGACGGTTCGCTTCAACCGTGGCACTATTTCTGAAATAAGAA from Octadecabacter antarcticus 307 includes the following:
- a CDS encoding IS6 family transposase, whose translation is MTKHSPFRYFKTSPEIIRLAVMMYVRFPLSLRNVEDLLHERGIDISYETVRFWWNRFGPLFAAEIRKKRVSQMRAYSNWQWHLDEVFVKINGETHYLWWAVDHEGEVLESFVTKRRDRKAGFKFLRKTMKRHGSADVFVTDKLRSYGAAMKVIGNVDKQETGRWLNNRAENSHQPFRRRERAMLRFRRIRSLQKFVFVHASVHNHFNQERHLYNRSNFKLNRAAALTEWRSLGVS
- a CDS encoding IS30 family transposase, which gives rise to MYYSAEQRAEIWDRWQRGESMRSIGRVFDRQSSSVFSVISPTGGIRPLDRKRGHVALSLSEREEISRGLSTKQSLRAIALQLRRAPSTISREVRRNGGLTGYRATASDQAAWDRALRPKLCKLACHPTLARAVSAKLRRKWSPEQVAGWVKRAFPGEACKQVSHETIYRSLYIQARGVLKKELLALRAKRTVRRSKHASQKRNGNGQIKDAVSISERPASVEDQAVPGHWEGDLIGGTKNSYVATLVERHSRYVMLVKVANKDTESVVTALIKSAQKLPRELYKSLTWDRGKELADHPRFTLATDVDVYFCGPQSPWQRGSNENTNRLLRQYLPRGTDLSVHSQAKLSAIARQLNERPRKTLQYQTPAQKFAECVASTG
- a CDS encoding YaeQ family protein, with the protein product MAQKATIYKVELSVCDMDRHYYETHKLTVAKHPSETDERLMVRVLAFALNAHENLEMTKGLSTDDEPDIWQKSLSGELELWVALGLPSEKVVRQSCGKSNKVIVYSYGGRTAEMWWDKIKTKTTRFDTLRVMNFSEKDTCDLGELACRSMKLQVNIQDGEVMVSVDETIVYVTPIEWKSAG
- a CDS encoding exonuclease domain-containing protein, which encodes MNKFGHLTTLPDGPFRFIALDVETAGKTNGGICQIGLCFVSETGAVQTYSVFIDPEEPFEPFNTELHGISADTVAGAGTFPTVYGALFDLLNAHSLVQHSTFDEKALTSACARYDLPMITSHWTNSVSVARHAWPELKGAGGHGLANLKKHLGLEFHHHDAGEDARAAATVVLKAEDILGTALSHLKINRQLAFQFEDRSED
- a CDS encoding tyrosine-type recombinase/integrase — protein: MPKLTETFSNKLPHAKAGTDKYWDAEIKGLVLFVGKRSKTWYFQKDVGGQTKRILIGRFPIISAQAARQTALGFALEMGRGAGKAAQIGAPTLEAAMEGYLARPKLRSETNKIGMRAQLSLHLKDWMRLPLDEISKGMMVRRHQAMSGSPSAANHVLRSFRAIYNHARRTCDLAECPTMAIEWFEDKPDGRIIENLRHWRKTIDDLPNPIHRVFYELLLFTGLRKTEVFTLKWDQIHEDRIHLPMTKNGRSFDLPILQLHHEILAPLRPLSRDWVFPSPKSETGHITRPERLKYNPHMHRRTFATVAMEAGVLEEIVGRLLNHTPLSITGQRYVKPSLDALRPSMQSVCDELSRRMETPVKG
- a CDS encoding helix-turn-helix transcriptional regulator, encoding MQDELKDDRLLNRREVAVHFGVSQRYLEVSAAKGCGPPMIKFGRCVRYRVGDLREWINAHRVQSYKHSA
- a CDS encoding YfjI family protein, whose product is MFNDKSSEPTPLMRPLPQATVVPLADLGPLIAVIAAITTLTQAPTALALQGVINAISIAAQSHADVETLFGKAPLSLFAFSVAESSARKSSVDGLAMQAIRLFEKPLLAKYAKKLALFEERQISKDWGRAGRNVIDDESSALVDVPCTQPISPKISFDDMTYEGLVRHLEFGQPSIGLSSDEGGKIVGGYSMSAQNQLGFAAALSNLWDGKDINKVRAGVGATNLAGRRMSLHLSIQPLVAQRLFTNDELRDQGILSRVLVVMPESLKGTRFLSEDEEALREREVAKEAMGMFGERIVALLEKLPAVAKDNRLELTPRTLQLEATARMRLVDFYNLVETQQLEGGLYANISGFAGKAAEQVARIAGNIALFEDPEAQLISLEQLAIGITLMEFYLAEAVRIFDTGHVSQNLLDAEDLRKWLCDRYADDFVDVSEISKRGPRRLRSSEKIKVLMRLLEEYGHLKKFDEGLVSINGRNSRKAYRIIRS
- the drt3a gene encoding antiviral reverse transcriptase Drt3a — protein: MQLSPFSEKYLKSCIRAGDSKKFGVDLSLDCDVLLTQTREQVDGGTITFQHLEVPIPKGRKLFLVNNFHGALALRATAKSLNLQYGVSAGSRNAVVNGVLEALFDSSPFHVLRCDIKSFFENVDAKIILTEILSSTKTHTHVKTVLRTLETSGLLGGALSGVPRGLGLSTTFAELALRKLDREAKEIEGVYRYFRFADDILLFSTQKVEPALAKIKDIISPSFELNSKTGKTDLASLPDSDENPCTTTASKFSYLGYSFECENGIRARKSRQILVKISSEKIKVRKTRVILSLKAFNKDKNAALLLNRVKFLTSNYEIRKTGHTHGPKRAKVKTGIYFNYQKCGLYQHGKQGPEKVSAAPTELKELDGFLASLLWGSNSQFRTKIQASFTQKQLAELKALSFYKGFTDKMTVRFNRGTISEIRKAWLHA